The Festucalex cinctus isolate MCC-2025b chromosome 10, RoL_Fcin_1.0, whole genome shotgun sequence region tccatccattttcttgaccgcttattcctcacaagggtcgcgggggctgctggcgcctatctcagctggctctgggcagtaggcgggggacaccctggactggttgccaaccaatcgctgGGCAGAATTTGTTTTCTGGTTGCTTAAATTATCACACGTAGTTTGAAAATTAATATTCCAGTTTAATGTTCACAAGTGTAGATTTGCAAAGTTCGAACCTGCTTTGgagatttatatattttaatatctgATTGTAAAAACAATAAAGCAGTTAAAACTCTTCATTATGGTTtcatttgaatgttttcaatgtgtcttaGTTTTTGacgccataaaaaaaataataataaaaaaaaaaaagtttttgacgccatttttttttacccattatTTCTCTTCTGGGTTGTTTATCGCCACCCAGTGGTCATTTGGCAACGTGCACCTTTAACGGCATACTCACGTTTTGATTTATTGTATCTCACATTGACGAAGTAATTAATGTTAACGCCATCTTTTTCGAGATATCCTTTCTATGTTACATAAATAGACACGTGGATCCCAGATTAGTGTAAATACATAATCACATAATCAGCGTGATTATGTATTACATGTGTCACCACGTAATCCCTGTTGAGTTGTCATGAGGACAAAAGCTGACACGCACAAAAACAGCTCTTGCAATGTTTGACCTATACATTATACAtgactaattttatttattgtattttaatttaacgTTGTAGCGAGTACGTTTTTATGACATTATGTTACATGATgagtttattgttatttatattCAAATATGTTTTCACAGCATTTGTTGTACAGTATTGCATCTCTTTATTCCATCTGACTCAGGTTAGGattgtattatatataatagATCATTTGAGTACTTTTCAATCATTTCAGAAAAATTAtagaaattataaaaataagacACGCCACATTATTCCACATTGAGTAtgtaatgtattattttaatagTCTTTATTCAATGTGCACAACAAAACGAGAAGTGAAGCTTTGAAAATGTAAAGTGACTTGCTGCGGTGGTCACATGACcgactgtgggcgtggctaaagaCAAGCACAAGCGTTGATGGGCTCGGCTCCTCCTCCGAGCAACAAAATGGAGGACGCGACGGCGGTCGCCTCAGTTGCTTTTGTCCAGCGTGAAGCTGCGCCTGCTCCGCCAGCGCAGCAGCTTGAGGAAGTTGAGGCTGGCGTTGAAGATCTTGTCGTGCTCGAAGACCATCTTGTAGAAGGTGTCGATGGGCAGGTCGCCGCTGGGGTCGGCGTACTTGAGCGTGGTCATGGGCGTGTACAGCGTGTTGGTCTGGTGGCGGAACGGCGGGTTGTCCGACGTCATGATCCTCAGCGTGTGCTGAAGGGCCACAGGCACaacaaagacatttggaattcgGTGCTCCGGGAGTCGTTATCGCCGGATAGACTGCTCGTTCGGCCGCCGGTACtgtcggtaccagatgtgattccggctgccagattgtatcggggtcgcctgcagatgacgtcacgctacagaattgtctggaaattgtctgtttacaattgttcaataaagttgtatgggaaaaaaaaatgacaaagcgttggaaagaaaatataaaggtgtcatttaaataacgagatgtatggactaaaattgtaaaacgtaaataaaccttaaaaatataaaagcatgatacttttaaagtggaaaaaaaaagaagattgaCGTGCCTTGCgcttgccggtgacgtcagtacagcaccgctaacgaagttagctttggtttggttacttagctgttcacaaatcaatcacaaaaataaaaatcaatgataataggaacacattaacaatctatACTGACGTAATTTAAATggcatctttaatattttctttccaacgcTTTGCCATCATTTTCCCATACaactttattgaacaattgtaaacagacaatttccagacaatcctgtagcgtgacgtctTCTGCAGGCGAtcccgatacaatctggcagcccggATCACATCTGGTATAGAATTCGAAAAttagatataaaaaataaatatgaatgttaATAAAacgagcaaaaaatatataaataaatatattagtaattaattaattatttttttaattattttaattattttttatatccgtttttattttcacttttagccatatatatatatatatatatatatatatatacatatatatattctcttttttttaattttttttttttttatataattttcgaattatccTCCATACTTGGGGTGGGGGGCGCTCCAGGATGCTTGCGGAGCGGCTCCTGCACCTGTGGGAAAAGGTCGCGACCTTACCTCAGCCACATCCTCCGCCGTCTGTCCCAGCGTCTCGAAAATCTGCTTGTAGTTCTTCAGGTAGATGTTGGTGAACATGTCCGCCGTCACCGCGTCGGCGTTGCTCAGGTCCGTTTTCACGCCTTCGTCGAACACTTTGCGCTCAAACTCCGTGATGACCGGACCCGGTTCGATCAGGCTGATGCtgaagcggcggcggcggaggggaCGACAACACACGCCGAGTCAAAACGTACAGACAAAAATTGTCTTGGGACACACGCAGGAAGTGGGAAAGAATTTGGCGCTGTGGGCAGGAAGTGGACAAAAGTACTGAGAGGGCCATGCACAGGAAGTAGACAAATGTATTAAGCTATATACAGGAAGTTGGCGAAAAGTATCGAGCCACGTATAGGAAGtggaccactgatctgaatatatgactgtatAAGCCGATAGGCCAAACGTTTGAGGTcgcgaggcggccatattgctcctcccaagaaatgtttctcagcatacgatgctatacatttacaggagccaaattggagaacatttgagacggtactttgtagaaacagcatgatctatcatgttttaaatgtattaactcatttgctcccaaaaacgtataaatacgttctattttaaatattaccatgctcccaaagactatgttttttgttttatgctagagcatatagaagtctttgatgctgcctctcaactgcaaagaacggttgaagaaatgatagttattacaaaaatggccagcaggtggcagtagagtataagagaccaacctgggccatgttgcaacaagctatttTTTACCGCTGTTTTAAACAATTTGTGAAtagtgatgaaactttgctatattctaatgccaattgctgcaaaatgggaagaaaaaaaaaaaaatctttttcttgacgaaagaagagactccatcTTTgatttgataggttccatgttttgatcgcaataggacacaatattgtgtgggccttgcaaaaatcaatccaaatccagtaaagcaaTGAAAAATGTGCTGAATCTGCACAGCCCTATTTCACAATCATTTTGTAATTGATTTGCCGTTTTCCGATCCAAAAGGGCGAGCGTCTTACTTGAGATTGAAGCGGAGCGCCTGCACGGCCAAACTCTCGCAGAATCCCTCCACGGCGAACTTGGACGCGGCGTAGACGTCGTTGAAGAGGATGCCTGTCACGGGCACACCGCAACGAGTGGAGTTTTGGTGAAAATGTCGGCTCGGCGGGCTGGCGGCTTAAGAATGGCGACCTTGGATGCCCATGACGCTGCTGATGACCACCACGTGACCTTTCTTGCGCCGCTTCATGTCGGGAAGGATCTCCTTGAGCAGCCGCACCAGGCCGAAGAAGTTGGTGTCCATCACCGTCTTCATCTCGTCCAGCGACTGGCACTCGATGGGGCCGATCATGCCCACGCCGGCGTTGCTGACTGTCACGCGGGCGGAGGTGGGCGGAGCCGTCCACATGGCGACATGATCAATACGAGTCGGGATAGCAAAATACGGATCGAGTAGTTtggtttcagtttggctcttttGTGCACCGCTGCGGTTTTGGTCAAACGGATAACGACGGGCATGTCGTGTGCCCTCGCGTCATTTCATATCTCATCTTTGGAGTCGATGCCATAAACACAAACAGTATTGGACTTGAAAAAAAGATATCTCTATTTTTGTATGTTGTCGCATGATAATCTTGCACATCTTGTTTATTTGGATTGAAAAATGAAGTGATGAAGGCAGCATTTGTAGtccatttttgtatttgtcgTTTCTGAACACTGAAAGTATTTGTTGACATTTCTTTTCATGTGATcgatcactttgtgcactttaaaGCGATacgtgactcattgagccatttttagcagtaaaacgttctgtaacattatttttcatgtacaatgaatacctttaaaaagtatttttttttgatgatgatATCACCTGATAAcaatcagtttactgaccaaaccaagAAATCAGGTGAGCCATGTTTGGTCGTTACTTCCTCATCACTCGACatcaaaaggaaaataaatgtttttttttaaaaggtattaattatagatgacaaataatgaagttacgaAATTCCTCAttttgtcctttaaaaaaaaagaaacgacacaAAAACACTTCAAGGCTGAAATTAGATTGTGAGTAAGCATTTCAAATTATATACAGCGTTCCCTCATTTCCTATCAATGTTTGAAGTCTCTAAAAACCTCTcatatacacttttctcatcaacGCAACAAATAACGTTCagctctttattattattattattctgactTGATTTCAATCGAAGACAAAAAACGCGCCAGCTTTCAACGTTTCATCCTTTGGCGTTTTTCGAATGAACGATTGGAAGCATTTTGCCGTTGCTCGATTTTTGTTGTTAATGAGCAGGTGTCGCAGGTGCGCGACTCACTGAGGACGTCCACCTTGCGTTGGGGCAGGCTGTCGACGCAGGTTTTGATGGACGTCTCGTCGCACACGTCCAGCTGTTTGATCTCCAGCGTGCGGCCCAGCGAGCGACCCGCCGCCTCCACCAGCGCTTCGCCTTTGCTCACGTTCCTCATGGTGGCGTACACTCAACACACACACGAGAGATGAGCGATTACGccgacgcaagtatcgcgacATTTGTACTTCATGTACAGCCGCTAGAACGGCTCCGTTGTtcgtgacttattgagcaatgactcggcgggccactagggggagcgcctcgtaagagtggcgggaaaatggacgcaagtcttcaggcgaagaagaagacgacgactcATCAGCGcactttgacttgtggaagacatttatttatctgtCCAGTTGTGCAAATGTTTCGGTGAAATatgtggattatatcttcaattttatattatattttatgtttctacTTTTTCAAGCACACAATTTCGGAGGAGTATTAATATTGATTGAATTGGATGtaatattaagtatttttatttatttctgctctgttatatatatatatggataatcGTAAAATTGTTGCTATCGTGAGGCTTGTATGGCATATCGGATGGTATCGTCAGGTTCCCACCCACCCAAAACatgcccacattgagttcctccacattttgactttttttttttacaataacttAATTAgaatttaaatatcgccaacctcccgacactatcgtgataattatcatattgtgagcttcatatcgatttgtgatatcgtatcgtgatgtttttgatatcgttacatccttactgattcgtattttctaaatttgagtttaaaaaaatcacagtaaTTGAGTTACAGTATCGGGATTAAATCGGTAAcaaattgaatcgtgacctatgaatggTGATACGCATCAAATCTTCAGATACTTGTCAATTCACACCCCAgtgacattactgtaaaaaaaaaaataataataataatgcatgcaaaattgcagttaaaaaacaaaaaaaaatctgcgaaaaGCGAACCGCGTTATAGTGAATCAACACTTGAGCGAGCAAGCAGAAAAATGAAGAACGTGCGTCAAGAAGTTTCCGTCATTACCCATGAATCTCTTCTTCTCATCCTTGGCGATGCGAGCGGCGAGCGCCAGGCCGATGCCGGAGGAACATCCCGTGATCAGGACCACCTTTTGAGACATCTTTGCCGCCAGCCGGCAAAAGCGGGTCCGAGCGACAGTCTGGAAGGCGAATAGAGGAAGCGAGGCGGCCTTCTTAATTCCCGCCGCTTAATCCCGACCGGCGAAAAGTGCCAGTCAGCActgacgcacacacgcaaacaagcACGATTGGTCGCATTGGTCGCATCTTTATTTTTCCAAAAGCGGCAAAACGTTTCCGCGCCTCAAATGTGCTTGCAAGCAGGcagaaaagcaaagaaaaaaaaaagaaaagattccaCTCCACAACAAAGTCATGTGACAGGAAGTCAACGTTGTGAAAACAACTTCTGCTCCCAAAAAGacaacaacatatttttgttgtcttttgttttttagctcaaTAAAATACATCCAATGATtcaaagaacttttttttggtctcaatGTGCACAAAAACTACAAGACGAATGTTTCATTGTTTTACAAAACTTTGTGCTTTTCACTTTGCAACACAGAAACATATTTTGGGGGGAACGTTTGTACTCTATTCTAATCTTAAATTGTAACATGTGGAtgagttcataaaaaaaaaaaaaaaaatcagccaattTCCAAAGTAATGATGATCAATCGGCCGAGGTGAGACTTGTGACTTCCCGACTTCCCCATTTTCTCTTCCCATCAACGTCCCCCGAAAACACCCCCATTTCCgtttcttgacaaaaaaaagatttgggcCACCAAGCTGACTCCGCCCACTGGACTAGGAGTGGCTAAACTGCAGGCAACACTACAACGACAACGACGAGCCGGGCGATCTAACGAGCGCCGATGACGGCCAGGGGGTCTTTTCCCCACAAGGTGGCGTCCCAGGCCAGGAACCATCCGGTGAAGGAGGGCGGCTCCTCGCCCTGCCGGATCACGTTGATGGGAATTCCGCTGCGGCCCGACGGGTCCGATGACAAGTAATCCTCGGCTGAAAGGTCCAGCAAAAAATAcccaaaaaattataaaataaatatatatatattagagggaGGAGGTAATATGcagagaaaaaagtggcaaatttgtgagaaaaaaaaaattgtgaatttttattttagaaagtgtcaaatttgctactctctaaagtggcaaattcgtGAGCAAAAAAGCTTGAAAAGTTGCCAGTTACTTTAGAATGTGGcaaatttttgagaaaaaaaagcttggaaATTTGCCAGttaagaaagtggcaaatttgctatTCTCTAAAGTGGAAAgtcacgagaaaaaaaaaaagcttgtaaatttgtgagtatCGAATGTGGCaaattgggaagaaaaaaagctcGTAAATTTGCAATttgtgactttctaaagtggcacatttgtgaaaaaaacaacacagtaaattgtaaattttataaattgtcaaatttgtgactttttaaaattgcaaatttCCGAGTTTATGAAGTGGTGAATTTTATGGAGttatttttcttgcaaatctgccactctcaaaactcgtaaatttgcaatttgtgactttctaaagtggcacatttgcgagaaacaaataaagaattttATGGAGTTTTTTTCTCTCGCGAATCTGCCACTCTCAAAACTTGGAAAtgtgcaagttttttttctcctaaattttccactttagaaagtggcaatttttttctcagCATATTGACTCCGCCCTCGAAAAAAATCTCTCTATATTTGTACGTGGGCCGGATGGTAGTTGTTAGTATGCGTGAAGGTTCCCGGTCGGGCTCACCTAAACGCGGCGCTGCCTTTTTCTCAGCCTCGTTGGCGTCCTTCCCGACCCAGACAAAAATCTGGACACAACAAAAACGGAGACGAAGGACATCAAAACGTCAAACGTTTGATGGGAAAGAAAAGTCCGTCAGCGGCCCACAAAACGCCAAACGGGCTACCTGGAGCCAACAGTCCAGAATCATGACATCGTCCGTCTCCAGGTCCAGCTGGTCCAAATCTCCGGGGACCTCCTCCACCTACGCGCAATTAATCTTCATTTCATCAagccacaaaaacattttccaccCGACGAAAACTGGACTAGATGAGACtaaaacaataagtgggaccaAATCAGTTTGCATTTTCGCGGTCGAAAACCAACTTGACTTGATGAATGTGTAAAAGGAGAGAAGAGTGAACTTGTCCTCACGTGGACGCGTCCGCTGGCGTTGGAGCACGCGAAGAGTCTCGGTCGCCACACTTTGGCTTTCTGCAGCACCAGCGAGGTTTGGTAGTCCTTGCGGCCGCCCAGAACCTTCCAGAAGTTCTCTGAGGACGCCCCACAACGCGTGGTTGTTATTGAGACATGACAGAATGTTGTGTGAGAGCGTTTCACAAATTCAAGGTGCGGCAAGTGTGAGACTCGTTTAGTCGACCGACTGTCAAAGTTTTGCATTCCAGCGTTTGTGTTCATTTACGTGTGAGAGTGTTTCGCTTCTCTCTGTTTCACTTGTATACAACAGTGTTTCAGTTGTGTAcgagttttaaaaaaaggtgcacatGTAAGAGTTTCGGTAGTGTGtgtgagagcaaaaaaaatcttttagatGTGAGAGTTTTTTGGTAGTGcatgtgagcaaaaaaaattgtatgtgtGAGAGTGGTTCagtagtaggaaaaaaaaggatgagaGTATTTCGAAGGTGTGtgagaaaacaaaaatctgGTGTGTGAAAGTGTTTTAGCAGAGtgtgagagcaaaaaaaaaatgtatgtgctggagtgtttcagtagtgtgcaTTTGAGCATTTATGTTGTGCAAAGTAGAGTTTTGGAAGTACGTATGAAAAATGAATACGATTATGGTTACAGTagaatgtgacaaaaaaaaaaaaagtttctgtaGTGTGAGCAAAACAAAATCTGTTGCAGAGTGAGAGTGATTCagtattatgagaaaaaaacaagtttgacagTATTTTGGtagtgagtgagaaaaaaaaaagtgtttcagtagtgtgtgtttGAGAATGTTTTGATAGTACGTATGAA contains the following coding sequences:
- the LOC144026860 gene encoding retinol dehydrogenase 8, with translation MSQKVVLITGCSSGIGLALAARIAKDEKKRFMVYATMRNVSKGEALVEAAGRSLGRTLEIKQLDVCDETSIKTCVDSLPQRKVDVLISNAGVGMIGPIECQSLDEMKTVMDTNFFGLVRLLKEILPDMKRRKKGHVVVISSVMGIQGILFNDVYAASKFAVEGFCESLAVQALRFNLNISLIEPGPVITEFERKVFDEGVKTDLSNADAVTADMFTNIYLKNYKQIFETLGQTAEDVAEHTLRIMTSDNPPFRHQTNTLYTPMTTLKYADPSGDLPIDTFYKMVFEHDKIFNASLNFLKLLRWRSRRSFTLDKSN